A DNA window from Purpureocillium takamizusanense chromosome 9, complete sequence contains the following coding sequences:
- a CDS encoding uncharacterized protein (COG:S~EggNog:ENOG503PA3D) — translation MADANGTRTLEAKCSCGDVHLTFDVPVSLLPLPVYLCHCSACRYATGSPCTFHTQLPEGLLPKFLGDSSEEKLTSWLSYDGRGCTYDFCSTCGCHIGGVSIDRKQWTPSTSIFTDHGPDNFNIGQHVFSESAKGGGIASLVTHISGRQLRCWNPAADDPTAKVVESKAEVGADGEERLRAQCECGGVSFTFRRPTPAILDDPVLSKFVSPRDNKKWMALYDICNDCRLVTGTHLVGWTFVPLSLCEPRIDTTLQIGTSKTYSTSEGVLRSFCGTCGATVFFTCADRRPNDAQTVVDIATGIIRAPEGVMAENWFTWRTRPAHLASGVGYDKGFGEALNEGMKRWTVDKYGEELNDDVG, via the coding sequence ATGGCAGACGCCAATGGAACCAGGACGCTCGAAGCCAAGTGCTCTTGCGGTGATGTGCATCTGACCTTTGATGTGCCTGTCAGTCTGTTGCCGTTACCCGTCTATCTCTGCCATTGCAGCGCGTGTAGGTATGCGACGGGGTCGCCGTGCACGTTTCATACGCAGTTGCCAGAGGGGTTGCTGCCCAAGTTCCTCGGAGACTCATCAGAGGAGAAGCTGACCTCGTGGCTGTCTTACGATGGCCGGGGCTGCACATATGACTTCTGCTCGACCTGCGGGTGTCATATCGGAGGCGTAAGCATTGACCGGAAGCAGTGGACCCCCTCCACGTCCATCTTCACGGACCACGGACCAGACAACTTCAACATTGGCCAGCATGTTTTCTCGGAGTCGGCCAAAGGTGGGGGAATTGCTTCGCTGGTCACGCACATTAGCGGCCGACAGCTGAGATGCTGGAACCCTGCGGCTGATGATCCGACTGCGAAAGTCGTCGAGTCGAAGGCCGAAGTAGGCGCGGATGGCGAGGAGCGTCTCCGAGCCCAGTGCGAATGCGGCGGCGTATCCTTTACATTCAGGCGCCCTACGCCGGCCATTCTCGACGACCCTGTGCTTTCCAAGTTTGTCTCGCCTCGCGACAACAAGAAGTGGATGGCGCTATATGATATCTGCAACGACTGCAGACTCGTCACGGGCACCCATCTTGTGGGCTGGACATTTGTGCCCCTAAGCCTTTGCGAGCCGCGCATCGACACGACGCTCCAGATCGGGACGTCCAAGACGTATTCGACATCGGAAGGGGTTCTTCGCTCGTTTTGCGGCACCTgcggcgccaccgtcttcttcacctGTGCGGATCGCCGACCGAACGACGCCCAGACAGTTGTTGACATTGCCACGGGGATCATCCGGGCCCCCGAGGGCGTCATGGCTGAGAACTGGTTCACGTGGAGGACACGCCCGGCGCATCTGGCCAGCGGTGTAGGCTACGACAAGGGCTTTGGCGAGGCCTTGAATGAGGGCATGAAGCGCTGGACGGTGGACAAGTATGGGGAAGAGCTGAACGATGATGTCGGTTAG
- a CDS encoding uncharacterized protein (EggNog:ENOG503NUA5~COG:S): protein MSGATTGSLDNVERHRLQLEENISQLRKALQHWQTWDAEYEALKEEVEAVTDDSSSSDELQRVHDDFEGELLRGKELDEIFGISHPRPADQIISLLQRRIDYVSKSVGSLQKQLDAAESQHATLAAAVEEHDGFDEDGQPITEIVEELDDDDNVLSYKLNRPGDAVPKVREALKKAGVSSSTNSEIPPTTGDATISSAQHESKPDQPKPKAVDRSQRAAEALPVPEPKKAVSFTEDTLMEGITKPAPEPKMSRQARRVEQIMKTAKEQEDMSMETAVIPDDEDEDDAALRQQMLSYSMGEVGAVVAELQLEEDGTDYDDDEGFDYGDEGFAEEEDEDDEDKWGRSTRQIVTDDYRQRMLELERSLGIKSRFTEQAADEEGESSDDGEGIGRIVVKKSETSSSASKPAPTKSSLKDKQSNGEERKGVRFAQNLDIAPETDTQPEPVAPAVKEREEPIVDPLGDIVERTGPPKSAEPPTPRRPSRFKKARGEGLSSGDLPKGPFDAPPQFLDNDQEREIPTGPEGTTLAERLVEREPTAAPSAVVEPLDQNAVADEYQRLRKRFIQRQGGFLWEDETPTRESVGGDEPQEHVSRFKAARLSRQ from the coding sequence ATGTCCGGAGCCACCACAGGCAGCCTCGACAATGTCGAGAGGCATCGTCTGCAGCTTGAGGAAAACATTTCCCAGCTGCGCAAGGCTCTGCAACACTGGCAGACCTGGGATGCCGAGTACGAGGCCTTGAAGGAGGAGGTCGAAGCTGTCACGGATGATAGCAGCTCAAGCGATGAGCTGCAGCGGGTCCACGACGACTTCGAAGGTGAGCTCCTGCGCGGAAAGGAGCTTGACGAAATCTTTGGCATCTCCCACCCGCGGCCAGCTGATCAAATCATCAGCCTCTTGCAGCGGCGCATCGACTATGTCTCCAAGAGCGTGGGCAGCTTGCAGAAGCAGCTTGACGCGGCAGAGAGCCAACATGCCACCCTCGCAGCCGCGGTGGAGGAGCATGATGGtttcgacgaggatggccaACCGATCACGGAAATTGTCGAGGAgttggacgacgatgatAATGTTCTGTCGTACAAGTTGAACCGTCCTGGAGACGCAGTGCCGAAGGTCCGAGAGGCTCTGAAAAAGGCAGGCGTTAGCTCTTCGACAAACTCCGAAATCCCGCCCACAACCGGGGACGCAACGATTTCCTCAGCTCAACACGAGTCCAAGCCTGACCAACCGAAGCCGAAGGCTGTGGATCGTTCTCAACGGGCCGCTGAAGCGCTCCCTGTGCCTGAGCCCAAGAAAGCCGTGTCCTTCACGGAAGATACGCTCATGGAAGGCATCACGAAACCCGCACCTGAGCCTAAGATGTCCCGCCAGGCAAGACGCGTCGAGCAAATCATGAAGACCGCAAAGGAGCAGGAGGATATGAGCATGGAAACGGCTGTGAttcccgacgacgaggacgaagatgacgCCGCACTACGACAGCAGATGCTGAGCTACAGCATGGGCGAAGTCGGTGCAGTCGTCGCTGAGCTTCAGCTTGAGGAGGACGGTACCGACTacgatgatgacgaaggATTCGATTACGGCGACGAAGGCTTcgctgaggaggaggacgaagacgacgaagacaaGTGGGGGCGATCAACACGACAGATCGTCACAGACGACTATCGTCAGCGTATGCTCGAGCTTGAGAGGAGCCTCGGCATCAAGTCCCGCTTTACCGaacaggccgccgacgaggaaggcgagTCTTCGGACGATGGTGAAGGCATCGGCCGCATAGTCGTCAAGAAATCCGAAacttcctcgtcggcgtccaaACCAGCGCCGACAAAGTCGAGCTTGAAAGACAAGCAGTCCAACGGCGAAGAGCGCAAGGGTGTGCGGTTCGCTCAAAACCTCGACATTGCTCCGGAGACGGACACGCAGCCGGAGCCAGTCGCTCCAGCTGtcaaagagagagaagaacCCATTGTCGATCCTCTCGGCGATATCGTTGAACGTACGGGACCCCCCAAGTCGGCAGAACCCCCGACTCCCCGCAGACCGTCCCGCTTCAAGAAGGCCAGAGGTGAGGGTCTTTCAAGTGGAGACCTGCCCAAGGGGCCCTTTGATGCTCCTCCACAGTTCCTAGACAATGATCAGGAACGAGAGATCCCGACCGGCCCCGAGGGCACGACGCTCGCCGAACGTCTTGTGGAGAGAGAACCCACCGCCGCGCCTtctgccgtcgtcgaaccCTTGGATCAGAACGCAGTGGCCGACGAATACCAACGGCTGCGGAAGAGATTCATCCAGCGACAAGGAGGGTTCCTCTGGGAGGACGAGACTCCGACCCGAGAatccgtcggcggcgatgagccGCAAGAACACGTGAGCCGTTTCAAGGCTGCCAGACTTTCTCGCCAGTAG